Sequence from the Meleagris gallopavo isolate NT-WF06-2002-E0010 breed Aviagen turkey brand Nicholas breeding stock chromosome 15, Turkey_5.1, whole genome shotgun sequence genome:
gcagtgctggaaggGTGGCATGCCTGCAGTGCAAGCGGTGCTCCATGTCCTTGCATCCTTGCGATGCCCCATgtccctgcagtgctgaggggctgcatccccacatcccacacAGGGACCCTATCTGTCCCTTTGTCGCCACAGCCTCGTGGTTCTGACAGGGTGCACGGTTCCTCCATGTCCCTGCACTGCGTGGCAGGCAGTGTCCCCACAGTGCGTGGTGCACAATGCTCCTGTGTCTCTGTGGTGAGAAGCTGTTTCCCAGCCTGGCTGGCTCCCATCGGGTTGCTGGCAGCAGGCTGCGTGCAGTCTGCCCCGTTAGCATGCCTGGCTGGTTGTAATTACAGAGAGTGCGGTGACGAAGAGGGTGGACGGTGGCAGGAGTGGCTTCCTGTGTCTTGCAGGAAGGGCCAGGGTTTCGGTGACAGGGTTGCTCTTTGGGAACTCGACACTACAGGGTCAGGCTTCCTGGGCCCTTGCTGGTGGAGGTTGGGGCCAGGTGGTCCTGGAATCCCCCTTCCTTTTGAGTCGTGGCTTTGTAGTCCCACAGAGTGCAGCCGGAGCTTGAGCAGCTTAACCCAAGGTATTTTGTGTCCTTCCAGCTCCCCTGAGGCACAGGATGAGGACCCTCGCCTCCTGCCTGGCCCTGTGGCTCCTCTGCCAGCTGCCTTCCCTTGCTTGCGGGACGCGTGTGGTCTACAaagtgcaggaggagcagcccccCAACACACTCATCGGCAGCCTGGCCTCTGACTACGGCTTCCCTGACGTGGGGCACCTCTACAAGCTGGAAGTGGGGGCCCCGTACCTGCGTGTGGATGGCAAGACGGGAGACATCTACACCACAGAGACCTCCATCGACCGAGAGAGTTTGCGTGagtgccagcacctgctgccCGGAGAGCCCTGCTACCTGGAGTTCGAAGTGTCCATCACTGACCTGATCCAGAACAACAGCCCGCGCCTGCTGGAGGGGCAGATCGAGGTGCTCGACATCAATGACAACACCCCCAACTTCGCCTCACCCGTCCTCACCCTGACCATCCCCGAGAACACCAACATTGGGGCTCTCTTCTCCATCCCCCCAGCCATGGACCGGGACTCGGGGCCCAACGGCGTTGCCTCCTACGAGCTGCTGGCTGGCCCTGAGGCACAGGAACTCTTTGGGCTACAGGTGGCTGAGGACCAGGAGGAGAAGCAGCCGCAGCTGATTGTCATGGGAAACCTGGACCGGGAGCAGTGGGACTCCTATGACCTGACCATCAAGGTGCAGGATGGGGGCAACCCGCCACGGGCCAGCAGTGCACTGCTGCGCATCACCATCGTGGACATGAATGACAATGCACCCAAGTTTGAGAAGGCCCTCTACGAGGCCGAGCTGTCTGAAAACAGCCCCGTGGGGCACTCCGTCATCcaggttggtttttgtttcctGCTCTTCCCCAGCTCCCCTATGCTTTAGCAGGGACAACCCACGGGCTTTTATAGGGCCGTGTGTTGCCTTGGGGAAGGAGATCCTAGAAGGGCTGCACGCTGTAGGAGCACACAGCATCAGGCTGGGATGTCATTTCTGCTAAAACACGGTGGGATGGGATGCTTGGGGAGTTTGGCAAGGGTTGGGAGTAGCAGCAGGGTTTTTAGAGGCATGGCGGCAGGTTTCGGGGAGAGCTGGGACCCACGGTCTGTGGAGGAGACCAGAGTCATGCCAGGCTGGTCTGAACACTGCCCATGGACATAACATAGACCCTTTCACTGGTTgcattccctcagctgctccatggAAACAGGGAGACAGGGGATGTTGTCTGCAGAACCAGAGTTCTTTCTGCACACAGGACTCTGCACCATAGTGGGCAACCCACGGGCTGGGTCTGGGTTGGTCTTGCTAGGAGGCAACATCGAGATGATAGCAGCGACATCTGCTTATCGGCAGCTGCCACCTTAATAAGCAGAGCGCGGCTGGCTCTCATCTGCTCGCTAATTCTGatgtgaatttttaaaaattcgTTTTTCACCGTTAAGAGAATGGAAGTTGGAAGCAGATAAGGGAGCCGCGTGGCCGGGAGGAGAATGGGCTGAGCCACCACCACTGCCATTGCTCAGCTTTTATCTTTTGGGTAAAATGACTTCCGCCTTTTTTTGTGAGTGGAGGTAAAAGGTGGAATTTACATTTAACAACTTTCATTCTCCATCCAAATCTGCTGAGCAAGATAACGGCAGGGCAGCAAATGGTGCAGAGAACAGGCTGCTCGGAGAGCCGATTAGGGAGGCAAATGTTAGACAAACCTCATCTTCTTTAGAAAGCAAATACTAGGCAGGTTTATGAGAATGCAAAGCTGCTGGCGGACAGGCAAGGGTGGTTGGTGCAAGCTGGGATGGAGCTGCAGCAACTGTGCATGGCCTCACCATTGTTATCTTCCCGGCCACCCGAGCCCCACTTGTTGGCTGCAGGTAGTGGGAAGGGATGGCTCAGTGCAGCAGGGGCTGTCCCTCCCCACTGCTGCCTGgctctggcagtgctgcttCCCAGTGGATTGTCTGCATGCTGGAGCCAGTCGGGAGGGGAACTCAGCCCAACCGGCACAGCCGGTTTCTCTGGAAGAGTGAGGGAAGGCCTCTGTTAGAGAGCCACTCCCAGCCACCCTGCCGGTCTCAGGGTGCCCCGTAGGTCTTAGCCTCAGAAGAGGAAATCCACCCTTTTCCCCCCACTCTGGCCTCTCATTCACCGTCCCCTCCCTCCGTTCTGCAGGTGAAAGCCAATGACTCGGACCAGGGTGCCAATGCCGAGATTGACTACTCCTTCCACCAAGCATCGGATATGGTGCGCCGACTGCTGCGCCTGGACCGAAACACAGGGCTCATCACTGTCCAGGGACCCATTGACCGTGAGGACGTCAGCACCCTCAAGTTCTCCGTCATGGCCAAGGACAAGGGGGCTAACCCCAAAAGTGCCCGCACGCAGGTAGTGGTCACCATCAAGGACATGAATGACAACGCGCCCTCTATAGAAATTCGGGGCATTGGGTTGGTCACCCACCAGGATGGCATGGCAAATATCTCGGAGGACGTACCAGTAGAGACAGCAGTGGCTCTGGTACAGGTGTCCGATCGAGATGAGGGTGAGAATGCTGTGGTGACCTGTGTGGTGGCTGGGGACGTCCCCTTCCAGCTACGGCAGGCTAGCGAAACAGGGAGCGACAGCAAGAAGAAATACTTCCTGCAGACTACCACACCTCTGGACTATGAGTCGGTGAAGGACTACACAATTGAGATTGTGGCAGTGGACTCGGGGAACCCGCCCCTTTCCAGCACCAATTCGCTGAAGGTGCAGGTAGTAGATGTGAATGACAATGCGCCCGTCTTCAGCCAGAGCTTCACCGAGGTGGCCTTCCCTGAGAACAATGAGCCCAACGACCTAGTGATGGAGGTGAGTGCCAGTGATGCAGACAGTGGCTCCAATGCCAAGCTGGTTTACTCGCTGGTGACTGATCCATCCTCCAAGGACTCCTTCACCATTGATCCTGACTCTGGAGAGATTCGAGTGAAAGCAGTGCTGGATCGTGAGCAGCGGGAGCGCTACGAGTTCTTGGTGGTGGCGGCAGACAagggcagccccagcctgaAGGGCACAGCGTCGGTGGCCATCAACGTCATGGATAGGAATGACAACGACCCCAAGTTCATGCTGAGCGGCTACAACTTCTCGGTGATGGAGAACATGCCACCCCTCAGCCCCGTGGGCATGGTGACGGTGATCGATGCTGACAAAGGAGAAAATGCCCGAATCCAGCTGTCGGTAGAGCAAGACAATGGGGATTTTGTCATCCAAAATGGCACTGGCACCATTCTCTCCAGCATCTCTTTTGACCGGGAGCAGCAAAGTACGTACACTTTCCGGCTCAAGGCTGTGGACGGTGGGGATCCCCCCAGGTCTGCTTATGTAGGGGTGACCATCAATGTCTTGGATGAGAATGACAATGCTCCCTTCATCACCTCGCCCTCCAATGCCACCTACAAGCACATTCTGCCCCACACTAGCCCCGGCCAGCAGGTGAGCAAGGTCAAGGCAGAGGACATCGACACCGGCGTCAATGCCGAGCTGACCTACAGCATCACAGGAGGCAACCCCTTCGAGCTCTTCCAGATCTCCCCCCAAAGTGGAGACATCACACTGGAGAAGGAGATCCTGCGCAAGCACCATGGACTGCACCGCTTAGTTGTGCGTGTCAATGACAAGGGCAAGCCGTCTCGGCACGGCACGGCCCTGGTGCACTTCTATGTCAACGAGACTTTGGCCAATCGCACACTGCTGGACACACTGGTGGGGCACAGCCTGGACACACCACTTGACATAGACATCGCTGGGGACCCTGAGTATGAGCGCAGCAAGCAGAGAAGCAACATCCTCTTTGGAGTCATTGCTGGCATTGTGGCTGTCACCTTGGTCATTGTGCTGGTTGTCCTGGTGCGTTACTGCCGACAGCGGGAGGCCAAGAGTGGCTACCAGGCAGGCAAGAAGGAGACCAAAGACCTGTATGCACCCAAGCAAGCCAGCAAGAGTGGCAAGAGCAAGAACAAGGTGAAGAAGAGCAAGTCTCCGAAGCCACCCAAGCCAACAGAGGACGAGGAGGAGACAGGGCTGCAGAAATCCCTCAAGTTCAACCTGATGAATGACTCTGTCAGTGACAGCCCCCGCATCCACCTGCCCCTCAATTACCCACCGGGCAGCCCGGACCTGGGCCGGCACTACCGCTCCAACTCACCCCTGCCCTCCatccagctgcagccccagtcTCCCTCTGCCTCCAAGAAGCACCAAGTGGTGCAGGACCTGCCGGCCACCAACACCTTTGTTGGCACCGGGGACAACAACTCAACGGGCTCCGAGCAGTACTCGGACTACAGCTACCGCACCAATCCCCAGAAATACACCAACAAGCAGGTAGGAGAGCTCATCCTGAGGCCGGCAGCGGCCCCCCCGCTGCACCGGGGACCCATCTGGACCGAGGTGTGGGAGTGAGCCTGGACTGAGGGGCGGGGAAGGGACAGGGACAGAAGAGCATTGCAGTCTTTGTCACAGCGCCTGGGGCTGGGACCTGGGTGGTGGTGACACACAGGCTGCTGCATGCCTGTGCCTCTGCATGGGGAGCGCCGGAGGGACACCACCCAGCTGGGTATTCTCTGGGGACTGACAGTCACTGGGGCaatgtgagcacagagctgtgtccAGCTCCCTATGCAGAGCATCCCAAAAGCTGGAGCACCCGGGTAGGTGGGGTTGGGCAGGGGAGCAAAGCACTGCCTTTTTCCCAGGCTTGGGTTCTGCCTTCCTTAGAGCTTGGGCCTTCTGCCATCACTGGCACAGTGAAAGCATTGGGACCCAGCAGCTTTCCTCACATGGGGCTCCTCACTGGTGGCATGGGGCTGGGAGGTCAGAGTTGTGGGATGCGGGgtctctgctgtgtgctgcggTAAGGTCACTGCTCTGCGTCTGGCCGGGACTTGTGCTACACATGGGGCAGGGTGTGGGCAGGACCAGGCTGCTGGCTGGTGTGCTTGGAGGTTTTGGGAGGACCGCAGGGGTCCGGAGCTTGTGGAACCTTCTCTCCTTGGGCTGTCTGGCCAGTTGGCTTGCACCTCATCTCTGCTTTGGCACCTGTCGGGTCTGTCCTTAGCTCTGTTCTCAGCTCTGTCCTTAGCTActagggagggagagaggggacGGGTGGTTTCATCTGTTCCTGGCCCCATGGGTGAGGACCACTCGGTCCATCTCGCGCCGTGCTGTACCCCTGTGCCCCATGGAGAGCCCCAAGTGGCAGGCTGGGCTCCTGCCATAGGGCTGAGCTCTGTTGCCCTGTTGGATTTGACTTCAATaaagttttctatttttgacCGCTTGTGCCTTATTTTCCGTGCTAGCCTTGAAGCTGCTCTGGCTCCCAGCCATTTCCCAGGCAGGCTTCCCACGTCCCTGCTGCCCAGAAACAATGTTCTCATGGGCCAGCCCCTCCATAACCTTCTCCCATCCCCCAGTAGCCAACCCAGAGGTCCCAGGGCGCTGACTCCCTGCACCACTTCTCCCATCTCCAGCCTTCCAAGGAGCCTTGCTCCAGGACATAGTTCACCACACATACACCCCAACATCCCTGTGCCATGCCTTCTCCTTCATCCTATCCATCCCCATGTCCACATAAGACCTCCACCTCTccagggcagcaggcagaggagcagagccctgcctTGGTAGCATGACCCAAATCCTGCCGCAGTGCTGCAATGAGGAAGCGGATGCAGATGGAGCCTGGGTGCgtcagcagtgctgggggggCACCCAAAGCAAGGCGCTCCCGCCCCACCACACGACAAGCATCAGCGCTGTGGAGGAAATGTCCTCCCAAGCAGGCTTGCAATGGAGCAAGGTTGCCCTGCTCCCCAAAAAGATTGTGGTTCCCCCTCTCTGGCTCTTCTCCCTCGTTCTCAAGGTTGTTGGTTCAACCTGGGGTGCAAGGAGGCACTGGCTTCACCTCTTCCCCAGGGGCTCCAACCGGCCCCACCAGCCCGCTGGGGAGAGGAGGTCTGGCGCAGGGAAATATTAGATCAGCCGGGGAAACCAGTGCTTCTGGCTTCCGTGGTTTGAGCCTGGTGCCAGCCTTGGCTCTTCCAGCCTCCTCGTTTATTTTGCTAACAGCGTCAGGTTTTATCTCCAACCGGCCGGGAAGCGTCTGGGCCTCCTGGGCAGGCACGGCTGTGCCCTGCGGGAGATGCGGTGgctgcagaagaggaaaagagtCACAGGCAcccacctccagcagcagccctgtgggGACGGGCTGGCCAGGCTGGAGATGTGGCTTCTCCTCACAGGCCTTTGGGAACCATCCGAAAGcactttcccttctctccttgcCCTCAGCAGCTCTTTGATGAACCCTCAGCCAGAACAAAACCACATTCAGgtgctgaagtattttcttctacctccctcccagcccccaTCAGCTGGGgcatttcttctaattttttcctcctttctcctctgctggctgcacaaACCCAAAGCTGCCCAGGTCACTACAGCCCCCTGTTGCTCACAAAGCCAGCTGGAGTGATGTTGgcttgggcacactgctgagaGCTCAGCAGAGGCACCTGCACCTGCCTGCAGGCGAGGCAGTGCAGTGCAGCATTAATTACTCTCTGCAGGTGGGGGGGAATAAGAGGAATACTGTAGCTGTAATggacagaaatgaaattgtCTTGTGGTAGAATTTAGTTGTAAGTCTCCATAAATTGCAGGTTTAGGTGTTGGCAGATGTCTGGGAAAGTCTCCTGCCGTCCCGGGTCATTGGATTTTGTCAAGGTCGTTCACGTGGAACGAGCTGATAAATGGATCCAGCACCGAGCTGCAGATGGAGCAGAGGGTTCAGGGGGGACCTGCCCTGTTTTCCCCTGCTATGGAtagaagctgtgctgggagcagttCCCAAAATGCAAATCAGCTCCTGATCTCCGGCTCATTTGGAACTGGTGCAGATTCAGTGTGCCTGGGGATGTAGTGCAGGGCCCTGAGTGCGCATGGGGAGTGCCAAGGAGGGCGAGAAACGGGATGCTCCCAGTCTGCACCCCTCAGTGGAGGCTGCATGGTGATGGGATGAGCTACGTGTCCTGCAGGAGGAGACGATGTGGAAATTGGTGCCATGTTGTCCTAGGAGAGCTGGCGTGGGCTCGGATACTACAGTGTCCGAGGAGGAGGTGGCACAGGGGTGGGAAGCATGTAGGAGGAGGTGGCATGTGGATGGGTACTGTGTTGTCTCAAGAGGAGGTGGAGAGGAGTGTAGATTGCACTGCATGGCAAGTTGACAGTAGGGTATAAGCGGTGTGGTGACCCCAGTGATTGGGGTGTCTGACAGGTAGGCATGGTGCTTCCCGTCCCCATCCTCCTGAGGAGAGCATCAAATCTCTCCTGCTTGGCAGCCCCTGTCCCCATCGGGTTTGGGGACATCATCCTTTGCTCTCTTGGCAGCTTGCACAGAACTCTCATCTCTTCCTTCATACCTGAGCACTACGCTCTCCCCACAACATGTTGGCCTTGCAGCCCCAAGCCCCCACTCCTGCCCATTCCTCCTCCCCACCCTGCTGAGCCAGCCACTGGCCCACTCCCCCCTTTTCCCTTTGCCTTTCACCTCCAGGTTTCCACCACAACATCTGCCCCCCTCCATCCCTCTCTTCTGATTGCTCCCTTCCTCCTGCCCTACTCAGGCAGtttcctccccctctcccaCATCTTTCTCCTCCCGAATCCTGAAGGATGCTGAGCCCATGTCCCTACAGCTCGGCAGTTCCTGCAAGTCCCGGCGCAATGAAAGCACTGGCTCTGGCCAAGGCACACTGATTGATATTCCTGGCACCGCTCTGCCCGCTCGGCTGGGctgtcagctgcagtgctgctcctggagcAGGCTGGAGCggggctcagccctgcagcctgctACATCAGGCACCCTGAtcctggggggaggggggagcaCAGCAATTTCTGCAATGCCAGCATGCGTTCCCAGcattttctcatctctctgcaaagggggagagggaaggatgCAGTGGATGAGATGCGAGATGATGCCTGGGGTGCATCTTTGGGGTGGGATGCAGcaggggggaggaaggagggtGCGGTAAGGACTGGGCTGGGGTGCTGTGGGAGGTAATGAGAGGGTGTGTGATATAGGGCAGGAAGGGAGGGGTGTTGTGGGGCAGATGTGCAGACCAAAGCTCTGTCCCTGGGAGCTGTGATGGGAAAGGCAGCCCAGGGGGGGATGCAATGAGGTGACCACTGTGTGCTTGTGGCCCCAGATCTGGTGTCTGCCCAGAGGCACAGAGGACATTTAGAGGCTCAGCTGACACCTTGCAGGGTGCTCTGTGGGGCTGAACCCCTCTCTTATCTTGTTTTCAAAGATGCCTCTGAACTTGAGCCCTAAGCCAAGCCCAAAGCACCTTCACTCCTCCCCAGCCTATTTGCTGTGCATTCCAGTCATACTACAAAACCTGGGTACAGCTCAGCCCCATGGGAGAGCTGTGTTCCTACCCACTGTCCTGCAAGCCAGTCCTTCCTGGCTTCACTTGCACAACCCACACTGTGCTCATGGGAGAAACCGAAATGTTCAAGAGAGATTGCTCCAGACAGGGCTCTTCCCACAGTCCTCATCTTCCCAGGAGCACACACTGCTCAGCTGGGACAGTTTAACTTAGGATCATAGTATCAtcaaatcattaaggttggaaaaacaccacaagatcatcaagtccaactatcAGCCCATTTGCCATGCTCACTAaaccctcagtgccacatctacccttttcttgaacacctccaaggatgatGACtgccacttccctgggcagcctgtgccaatatCTCACCACTATAGCAAAAGGTTGAACTCACTGAGGTCTTcaccttctgctttccttgcaACAGGCCTGGCCTTTCCTTGTTGGATGCATGCCACTTCTAGCACTTTGTCACCTCCTTGTCACCTCTGGCTCTGCCTCAGTTGTTGCACACTGCTGGTTCCCCAGGTGGGAGCTGTGCGTTGCCTCAGCCCTTCAGCTCCTGGCAGGAAGGAGTGGGTGGGAGGAGAGCAGGTTTGTGGCAGTGACCTGCCAGGAGGGCAGGACACATCCTGAATTAACACGTCATCTACAGCCATTTGGGCATTCACTTGAGGATCCTGCCCAAAGATCACCAGAGATGCCCTCATCCCATTAGCAAAACATCCTCATGAGCTTGCGAAATGCCTGAGCTTCTATCAAAacaagcacagagctgggcaggatTCATCAAAGCTGCCTCCAGAGCCATCATTTTGGGAAGGCAGCAAACCACCACTTCTCCCCTGGGATGGACCTCGCTTCACAGCAAAGAATCCAGAGCAGAGTGCCCTGATTCGGCTCCTTGGAGAGATCTCCAAAGGCCCAGGCAACCTGGAAGCCTGCAGCTATTTGGCTCCCACATGGCTCGCTGTTCACATGCTCCAAACTCCCCCATGCTCCTGAGcatctgcaaagctgctgccaGGAAGGATCTGACAGATATCAGTCCCTGCTGCGGGGTTTTGTCTTGTCTGAACTCAGGGCTGCAATCCTGCTTTAAATATCTTGCTAATGTGATGTCTGATGTTCCTTTACACTAATCTGTTaatctttctgcttcttcatcAAATGAGCTCAAGCCCAGTAGAAGGGAAATCGGTATTCCAGATGAAAAAAAGCCCTTCTTTATTATTCAGGCTGAGTGAGATCTTTTGGGGTGTTGTGACATTGATTTGAGCTGCCTGGAGGGGCCAGAGCTGCTTTTCCTCAGGATTTCAAGAAGATCACAGTTTATTAGGGACCATCaggtctccttttttttttccatagaacAGAGCTCAGGAACCTTCTCTGATATCCAGATTTTTTGCTTGCGCCACAATCTGCAAGGTCTGGCGCAGGATTTGACAGCTCACACAGGAACTGAGCAGTGGATGAGAGATTAAATTTAGGAGAGCAGATATGCAATTCCTTTAGGAATTCCCACTCATCTGGGAATGTCGTCCTACAGGCAGGATCTGAACAGGCAGGTGAAACAGAAACTggtcataaaatcacagaatcgtagagccattaaagttggaaaagaccactaagatcaagtccaaccatcgacccatccccatcatgcccacAGAACCATGTctcccagtgccacatctgcatttttcttgtcCCTTTAAGGTGTTCTTCACAACCAGACCTCTTTAGGGCTGTGGTGTCACAAGGGAACATAGAGGGGCATGCACTTGGGACTTTCTTAAGTGGCAACAAGAACTCTGAAGTTGTGGCCCATGCTGAGGGATCCTGCCATTGGGTGAGACACACATCTAGAGTCTTCCAACTGACTGCTGAAGGCTTTGGTGGGACTCCCCTTACTCTTCTTTCCAGTCATGCTGGAGACCACGTTGCACCAGGCTTTGTACCTTCCACCTTCTCTCTTCAATGGCTTGCTCCAAAATCCTGCTGCTTTTGATGGGTGGTCAGATGACTCCTGTCAACCAGCACCTCCACCTCTCTGCATGAGCAGGAAACCAGTTTGTGTGCCTCGTACATGTTGCTGAGCAGGATCCTGATCCTGCACAGGtgggagcagcacagaacaCGGGGCACCACAAGTGTGCTCCCATTCACTTCCAGCCCACGCTGTTGGGTGCAATCTCTGTTCTGTCCCAGATCCCTGTGCAGGGTCACAGTGCTCTTTTGCCACCTACATGGCCTT
This genomic interval carries:
- the PCDH1 gene encoding protocadherin-1 isoform X2, whose protein sequence is MCAATGAAQQVGVAQRAAAPILALRRIGKDFPASWLKDLRVHQPLRPQTFRAAPLRHRMRTLASCLALWLLCQLPSLACGTRVVYKVQEEQPPNTLIGSLASDYGFPDVGHLYKLEVGAPYLRVDGKTGDIYTTETSIDRESLRECQHLLPGEPCYLEFEVSITDLIQNNSPRLLEGQIEVLDINDNTPNFASPVLTLTIPENTNIGALFSIPPAMDRDSGPNGVASYELLAGPEAQELFGLQVAEDQEEKQPQLIVMGNLDREQWDSYDLTIKVQDGGNPPRASSALLRITIVDMNDNAPKFEKALYEAELSENSPVGHSVIQVKANDSDQGANAEIDYSFHQASDMVRRLLRLDRNTGLITVQGPIDREDVSTLKFSVMAKDKGANPKSARTQVVVTIKDMNDNAPSIEIRGIGLVTHQDGMANISEDVPVETAVALVQVSDRDEGENAVVTCVVAGDVPFQLRQASETGSDSKKKYFLQTTTPLDYESVKDYTIEIVAVDSGNPPLSSTNSLKVQVVDVNDNAPVFSQSFTEVAFPENNEPNDLVMEVSASDADSGSNAKLVYSLVTDPSSKDSFTIDPDSGEIRVKAVLDREQRERYEFLVVAADKGSPSLKGTASVAINVMDRNDNDPKFMLSGYNFSVMENMPPLSPVGMVTVIDADKGENARIQLSVEQDNGDFVIQNGTGTILSSISFDREQQSTYTFRLKAVDGGDPPRSAYVGVTINVLDENDNAPFITSPSNATYKHILPHTSPGQQVSKVKAEDIDTGVNAELTYSITGGNPFELFQISPQSGDITLEKEILRKHHGLHRLVVRVNDKGKPSRHGTALVHFYVNETLANRTLLDTLVGHSLDTPLDIDIAGDPEYERSKQRSNILFGVIAGIVAVTLVIVLVVLVRYCRQREAKSGYQAGKKETKDLYAPKQASKSGKSKNKVKKSKSPKPPKPTEDEEETGLQKSLKFNLMNDSVSDSPRIHLPLNYPPGSPDLGRHYRSNSPLPSIQLQPQSPSASKKHQVVQDLPATNTFVGTGDNNSTGSEQYSDYSYRTNPQKYTNKQLPHRRVTFSAASQAQDLQDPSQHSYYDSGLEESETPSSKSSSGPRIGPLALPEDHYERTTPDGSIGEMEHPENESPERSRL
- the PCDH1 gene encoding protocadherin-1 isoform X1; the protein is MCAATGAAQQVGVAQRAAAPILALRRIGKDFPASWLKDLRVHQPLRPQTFRAAPLRHRMRTLASCLALWLLCQLPSLACGTRVVYKVQEEQPPNTLIGSLASDYGFPDVGHLYKLEVGAPYLRVDGKTGDIYTTETSIDRESLRECQHLLPGEPCYLEFEVSITDLIQNNSPRLLEGQIEVLDINDNTPNFASPVLTLTIPENTNIGALFSIPPAMDRDSGPNGVASYELLAGPEAQELFGLQVAEDQEEKQPQLIVMGNLDREQWDSYDLTIKVQDGGNPPRASSALLRITIVDMNDNAPKFEKALYEAELSENSPVGHSVIQVKANDSDQGANAEIDYSFHQASDMVRRLLRLDRNTGLITVQGPIDREDVSTLKFSVMAKDKGANPKSARTQVVVTIKDMNDNAPSIEIRGIGLVTHQDGMANISEDVPVETAVALVQVSDRDEGENAVVTCVVAGDVPFQLRQASETGSDSKKKYFLQTTTPLDYESVKDYTIEIVAVDSGNPPLSSTNSLKVQVVDVNDNAPVFSQSFTEVAFPENNEPNDLVMEVSASDADSGSNAKLVYSLVTDPSSKDSFTIDPDSGEIRVKAVLDREQRERYEFLVVAADKGSPSLKGTASVAINVMDRNDNDPKFMLSGYNFSVMENMPPLSPVGMVTVIDADKGENARIQLSVEQDNGDFVIQNGTGTILSSISFDREQQSTYTFRLKAVDGGDPPRSAYVGVTINVLDENDNAPFITSPSNATYKHILPHTSPGQQVSKVKAEDIDTGVNAELTYSITGGNPFELFQISPQSGDITLEKEILRKHHGLHRLVVRVNDKGKPSRHGTALVHFYVNETLANRTLLDTLVGHSLDTPLDIDIAGDPEYERSKQRSNILFGVIAGIVAVTLVIVLVVLVRYCRQREAKSGYQAGKKETKDLYAPKQASKSGKSKNKVKKSKSPKPPKPTEDEEETGLQKSLKFNLMNDSVSDSPRIHLPLNYPPGSPDLGRHYRSNSPLPSIQLQPQSPSASKKHQVVQDLPATNTFVGTGDNNSTGSEQYSDYSYRTNPQKYTNKQLPHRRVTFSAASQAQDLQDPSQHSYYDSGLEESETPSSKSSSGPRIGPLALPEDHYERTTPDGSIGEMEHPENDLRPLPDVAMTGTCTRECTEFGHSDTCWMPGQSSPSRRPKNALKLSTFVPYQDRGSQEQVGNGSPRLSEERSTKMANLRLLPTYSAFSNSSHETCKDSPMEEIPLTQTSDFQPATTPSSQTTKREIYL